Proteins co-encoded in one Alcanivorax sp. genomic window:
- the rpe gene encoding ribulose-phosphate 3-epimerase yields MPKQDYLIAPSILAANFARLGEECDNVLAAGADVIHFDVMDNHYVPNLTIGPMVCKALRDHGITAPIDVHLMVSPVDDLIGMFAEAGASYITFHPEASQHVDRSLQLIKSHGCKAGLVLNPATRPDCLEYVMDKLDMILLMSVNPGFGGQKFIPSTLDKTRAVRQMIDASGYDIRLEVDGGVSEKNIREVAAAGADTFVAGSAIFGKDDYATVIQQMREELAQA; encoded by the coding sequence ATGCCCAAGCAGGATTACCTGATCGCCCCCTCCATTCTGGCCGCCAACTTCGCTCGCCTGGGCGAAGAATGCGATAACGTACTGGCCGCCGGGGCAGACGTGATCCACTTCGACGTGATGGACAACCACTACGTGCCCAACCTCACCATCGGCCCCATGGTGTGCAAGGCCCTGCGCGACCACGGCATCACCGCTCCCATCGACGTGCACCTGATGGTCAGCCCGGTGGACGACCTGATCGGCATGTTCGCCGAAGCGGGCGCCAGCTACATCACCTTCCACCCGGAAGCCAGCCAGCACGTGGACCGCTCCCTGCAGCTGATCAAGAGCCACGGCTGTAAAGCCGGCCTGGTGCTCAACCCGGCCACCCGCCCGGACTGCCTGGAATACGTGATGGACAAGCTGGACATGATCCTGCTGATGAGCGTGAACCCCGGCTTCGGTGGCCAGAAGTTCATCCCGTCCACCCTCGACAAGACCCGCGCCGTGCGCCAGATGATTGACGCCAGCGGCTACGACATCCGCCTGGAAGTGGATGGCGGCGTTTCCGAAAAGAACATCCGCGAAGTGGCCGCCGCCGGCGCCGACACCTTCGTGGCCGGTTCCGCCATCTTCGGCAAAGACGACTACGCCACTGTCATCCAGCAAATGCGCGAAGAACTCGCCCAGGCCTGA
- the murU gene encoding N-acetylmuramate alpha-1-phosphate uridylyltransferase MurU, translating into MKAMILAAGYGKRMRPLTDHTPKPLLQAGGKALIEYHIERLRDAGIDSLVINSGWLGDKLAEALGDGSRYGIPIAWSHEGTPLETAGGIKRALPLLGDDPFLLVNGDIWTDFDFQPLLADRPDPVHLVLVNNPEHHPAGDFHLTEGGRLRDNAEPRHTYAGIGRFDPALFAALPEGEAKLAPLLRAAMAEDAASGEHHQGQWWDIGTPERLEELDRLLTQR; encoded by the coding sequence GTGAAGGCCATGATCCTGGCCGCCGGCTACGGCAAGCGCATGCGGCCGCTCACCGATCACACCCCCAAGCCCCTGCTGCAGGCGGGGGGCAAGGCGTTGATCGAATACCACATCGAGAGACTGCGCGATGCCGGTATCGATTCCCTGGTGATCAACAGCGGCTGGCTGGGTGACAAGCTGGCCGAGGCCCTGGGCGACGGCAGCCGCTACGGCATCCCCATCGCCTGGTCCCATGAAGGCACCCCGCTGGAAACCGCCGGCGGTATCAAGCGCGCCCTGCCGCTGCTGGGCGATGACCCCTTCCTGTTGGTCAACGGCGATATCTGGACCGATTTCGACTTCCAGCCGCTGCTGGCGGACCGCCCCGATCCCGTCCATCTGGTGCTGGTGAATAACCCCGAGCATCACCCCGCGGGCGATTTCCATCTGACAGAAGGGGGCCGGTTGCGCGATAATGCCGAGCCCAGACATACCTACGCCGGCATCGGCCGCTTTGATCCGGCCCTGTTTGCCGCGCTGCCGGAAGGCGAAGCCAAGCTGGCCCCGCTGCTGCGCGCCGCCATGGCGGAAGACGCCGCCAGCGGCGAGCATCACCAAGGCCAGTGGTGGGACATCGGCACCCCGGAACGTCTGGAGGAACTGGATCGGTTACTGACCCAACGCTGA
- a CDS encoding phosphotransferase, producing MQPDKSNSHVDLRKQTLDKWVSAHLGATLEGVPASADASFRRYFRYEHAGQTLVAMDAPPEQEDCRPFIDVAARLREAGVHVPKIIEQDLEQGFLLLTDMGTETWLTALCEANADEWYAAAIDTLITQQKHARTEGLPEYDEALLQRELELFPQWYLFRHREKVVTGELRQRLDKVFDVLIESALAQPRVFVHRDYMPRNLMVSEPNPGVIDFQDAVAGPITYDVISLFKDAFLSWPEQRVEGWLRQYHQKAQAAGLPVPDAFEDFQRDCDLMGAQRHIKVIGIFARICHRDGKPKYLGDVPRFFAYLRTVIARRPELADLQWVLDQIEDNE from the coding sequence ATGCAGCCTGATAAAAGTAATTCTCACGTAGATCTGCGTAAGCAGACGTTGGACAAGTGGGTGAGCGCTCACCTTGGCGCTACCCTTGAGGGCGTCCCGGCCTCCGCCGACGCCAGTTTCCGCCGCTATTTTCGCTATGAGCACGCCGGGCAGACCCTGGTGGCCATGGATGCGCCGCCGGAGCAGGAAGACTGCCGGCCCTTTATTGATGTGGCCGCGCGCCTGCGAGAGGCCGGTGTTCATGTGCCAAAGATCATCGAACAGGATCTGGAACAGGGCTTCCTGTTGCTCACCGACATGGGCACCGAGACCTGGCTCACCGCCCTCTGCGAGGCCAATGCGGATGAATGGTATGCCGCGGCTATCGATACCCTGATCACCCAGCAGAAGCACGCCCGCACCGAGGGCCTGCCGGAGTACGACGAGGCCCTGCTGCAGCGGGAACTGGAACTGTTCCCCCAGTGGTACCTGTTCCGGCACAGGGAGAAGGTGGTCACCGGTGAGCTGCGCCAGCGGCTGGACAAGGTGTTTGACGTCCTGATCGAGTCGGCTCTGGCCCAGCCCAGGGTGTTCGTTCACCGGGACTACATGCCCCGCAACCTGATGGTGTCCGAGCCCAACCCGGGCGTGATCGATTTCCAGGATGCCGTGGCTGGCCCCATTACCTACGACGTGATCAGCCTGTTCAAGGATGCCTTCCTGAGCTGGCCGGAACAGCGGGTGGAAGGCTGGCTGCGCCAGTACCACCAAAAAGCTCAGGCCGCCGGCCTGCCGGTACCGGACGCCTTTGAAGACTTCCAGCGCGATTGCGACCTGATGGGCGCCCAGCGCCACATCAAGGTGATCGGCATCTTTGCCCGCATCTGTCATCGTGACGGCAAGCCCAAATACCTGGGGGATGTGCCGCGCTTCTTCGCCTACCTGCGTACCGTCATCGCCCGTCGACCGGAGCTGGCGGACCTGCAGTGGGTGCTGGACCAGATCGAGGACAACGAGTGA